Proteins encoded together in one Candidatus Xianfuyuplasma coldseepsis window:
- a CDS encoding extracellular solute-binding protein, translated as MKKLLLVALVGLFAFSLTACKEEESGVPVFAGAVDQTVEIDTTFDALDGVTAEDAEDGDLTADIVVTGDVDTSTVGEYTVTYTVTDSDGNEVEVEVTITVEYGPRTVITYAGWNVGTAEANNLTRRLIAEFNATNPMYEIEIVEYEGNYNEFLATRAAAGDFPDVVLSGNVPDFIVAGYAGDITSVAEADDEWTDIPQNLRDAVTYNGKVFAIPSSTNYLGMFANLDLIDDANITTDFTTLDYTYDEWIAAIEAATDTTRTDGTSTAGITIPTSIVNWLPAVLDQEAETPLGIGHFVYNGEEFLLNSQVMKDALAEAASIVSNQWSVSAYSTAPTGPLEDQPSEREQLFGSNWDGFAFRNGLAAFNWDGTWATSLQDNADDAGFDLQFVGLPGGNVVGVQDFMTISKTTDNLEGAFEVAKWLSFGADGINARFDIVENTVPDTENGESALSIAGLPVNSTQAIVDKWFENYPVAGVQEWFEAAATGEVTVLNEGNKFVPGFLWARFWYDTGIDATISRPDNDPGSTLSIGDLIWDSQLGRIVYSDYMTPELEAAINYEFAKAYNALLLSMLED; from the coding sequence ATGAAAAAATTATTACTTGTTGCTTTGGTTGGACTTTTTGCGTTTAGCCTAACAGCTTGTAAAGAGGAAGAATCAGGGGTTCCAGTATTTGCTGGTGCTGTTGATCAAACAGTTGAAATTGACACAACATTCGACGCACTTGATGGTGTAACAGCTGAAGACGCTGAAGATGGCGATTTAACAGCTGATATCGTTGTTACAGGAGACGTTGATACAAGCACAGTTGGTGAGTATACAGTAACTTATACAGTAACAGATAGTGATGGTAACGAAGTTGAAGTTGAAGTTACCATAACTGTTGAGTATGGGCCTCGTACTGTAATTACTTACGCTGGTTGGAACGTTGGTACAGCAGAAGCAAACAACTTAACACGTCGTTTAATTGCTGAGTTCAATGCTACAAATCCTATGTACGAAATCGAAATCGTTGAGTACGAAGGAAACTACAATGAATTCTTAGCGACACGTGCTGCTGCAGGAGACTTCCCAGACGTAGTATTATCTGGTAACGTACCAGACTTTATCGTTGCTGGTTATGCTGGTGACATCACATCCGTTGCGGAAGCAGATGATGAATGGACAGACATTCCTCAAAACTTACGAGATGCCGTTACGTACAATGGTAAAGTATTTGCAATTCCAAGTTCAACAAACTACCTAGGTATGTTCGCGAACTTAGACTTAATTGATGATGCAAATATTACAACCGACTTTACAACCTTAGATTACACCTATGACGAATGGATTGCTGCAATTGAAGCTGCTACTGATACCACACGTACCGATGGTACATCTACTGCAGGTATCACCATTCCAACAAGCATCGTTAACTGGTTACCTGCTGTTTTAGACCAAGAAGCTGAAACACCACTAGGAATTGGACACTTTGTCTACAATGGTGAAGAATTCTTACTAAACAGCCAAGTAATGAAAGATGCATTAGCCGAAGCTGCTAGTATCGTTAGCAACCAATGGTCTGTTAGCGCATATAGCACAGCTCCTACGGGACCACTCGAAGACCAACCATCTGAACGTGAACAATTATTCGGTTCAAACTGGGATGGATTCGCATTCCGTAACGGACTTGCTGCATTCAACTGGGATGGAACATGGGCTACTTCATTACAAGACAATGCCGATGATGCTGGATTCGATCTTCAGTTTGTTGGATTACCAGGTGGAAACGTTGTTGGTGTTCAAGACTTCATGACGATTTCAAAAACAACCGACAACTTAGAAGGTGCATTTGAAGTTGCAAAATGGTTAAGCTTTGGAGCTGATGGAATTAACGCTCGCTTTGACATCGTTGAAAATACTGTACCAGATACCGAAAATGGTGAAAGTGCATTATCAATCGCTGGATTACCAGTAAACTCGACACAAGCAATCGTTGACAAATGGTTTGAAAATTACCCAGTTGCTGGTGTTCAAGAATGGTTCGAAGCTGCTGCTACAGGTGAAGTTACCGTTCTGAACGAAGGAAACAAATTTGTCCCTGGATTCTTATGGGCACGCTTCTGGTATGATACTGGTATTGATGCAACCATCTCAAGACCAGATAACGATCCAGGATCAACCTTATCAATTGGTGACTTAATTTGGGATTCTCAATTAGGACGAATCGTTTATTCTGATTACATGACTCCTGAATTAGAAGCCGCAATCAACTACGAGTTTGCCAAAGCATACAACGCATTATTATTATCAATGCTTGAAGACTAA
- a CDS encoding sugar phosphate isomerase/epimerase family protein yields MNVAVQLYSLRDYIQTKETLEDTLQKLKSMGCEYVQLSGFGRLTDEKITWYKELFPKYSIQIIATHIDYNQLQEEFDYIVQFHHDMNIPYVGVGALPSKFARDKVKDYQHFIFEMNILGTKLQKQGLQLTYHNHSFEFVQLGPFIPFDILYQNMDQRVVQFLPDFYWLQAAGVNPLQFIQKYHANFDIVHLKDMRVQLVNDWITKPVYCSIGDGNMDYKSIIETLYSKNTKYYIIEQDQFLTNNPFNEIKRSIDFTINTLQTCSD; encoded by the coding sequence ATGAATGTAGCTGTTCAATTATATTCCCTTCGCGACTACATTCAAACCAAAGAAACACTGGAAGATACCCTTCAAAAACTAAAATCGATGGGCTGTGAGTATGTCCAGTTATCCGGTTTTGGACGACTAACCGATGAGAAGATTACCTGGTACAAAGAACTATTTCCCAAGTATAGTATTCAGATTATTGCAACGCACATTGATTACAATCAACTCCAAGAAGAATTTGATTACATTGTTCAGTTTCATCACGATATGAACATTCCGTATGTAGGTGTTGGCGCTTTGCCATCGAAGTTTGCTCGTGATAAAGTCAAAGACTATCAACATTTTATTTTCGAGATGAACATTCTCGGAACAAAACTCCAGAAGCAAGGCCTTCAACTAACCTACCATAATCACTCATTTGAGTTTGTCCAACTTGGACCATTTATTCCTTTTGATATTTTGTATCAAAACATGGATCAACGCGTTGTACAGTTTCTACCCGACTTCTACTGGCTTCAAGCCGCTGGTGTCAATCCACTACAGTTTATTCAGAAGTACCACGCCAATTTTGATATCGTTCATTTAAAAGATATGCGAGTACAATTAGTTAATGATTGGATAACGAAACCCGTGTATTGTTCAATCGGTGACGGAAATATGGACTACAAATCAATTATTGAAACACTGTATTCAAAGAATACAAAATACTACATTATTGAACAGGATCAGTTCCTTACAAATAACCCGTTCAATGAAATAAAACGAAGTATCGATTTCACTATTAATACGCTACAAACATGTTCTGATTAA
- a CDS encoding sulfatase, translating to MRIIYIDIDTMRADHLGCYGYHRNTTPNIDSIAKDGVRFEHYYTSDAPCLPSRTALFSGQFGINTGVTNHGRIASQLKLDPKRSFKHRFETDSLFGMLRTHGFHTVGITPFASRHSAWYYYCGFNEIYDTGKFGDESAEEILPIATSWLEDHAEEDNWYLHVNFWDPHTPYRVPKDVKNPFEDDPIPSWITADVLEEHLKLAGPHCAQEIGMYSDRVPERFRYRQPGRLDTMDDVKRLFDGYDLGIHYADQAVGRIIDLLKEKGLYEDTAIIISTDHGENMGELGIYAEHGTADNITCRIPMVVKWPGGMKNHVDTGFHYNLDLVPTISELINYTKPSTYWDGNSYAKTILEGKVSGHKELFLSQMSHVCQRSVRKDDYLYVRTYHDGYHFFPKHMLFNIKDDPHLVHNIVEEKPEVKLECESALFEWVDEQMLKMEIKQDPLWIVLGEGGPFHANGNLKHYCENHLTKTGREAYIPKYKDKHPNEFKK from the coding sequence ATGAGGATTATCTATATTGATATTGATACCATGCGTGCCGATCATCTGGGATGTTATGGGTATCACCGAAACACAACACCCAACATTGATTCCATCGCAAAAGATGGGGTTCGATTTGAACACTATTACACCTCAGATGCGCCCTGCTTACCATCACGTACCGCATTATTCAGTGGCCAGTTTGGGATTAATACCGGGGTCACCAATCACGGTCGAATCGCTTCCCAATTAAAGTTAGACCCGAAACGTAGCTTCAAACATCGATTTGAAACCGACAGTCTTTTCGGAATGCTTCGAACCCATGGATTCCATACGGTTGGAATCACCCCATTTGCTTCTCGCCATTCCGCATGGTATTACTATTGTGGTTTCAATGAAATTTACGATACTGGTAAATTCGGTGATGAATCCGCTGAAGAAATCTTACCTATCGCAACGAGTTGGTTAGAAGATCACGCCGAAGAAGATAACTGGTATTTACATGTTAATTTCTGGGATCCACACACACCCTATCGCGTCCCCAAAGATGTTAAAAATCCATTTGAAGACGATCCCATCCCCTCATGGATAACCGCCGATGTTCTTGAAGAACACCTCAAACTTGCAGGACCACATTGTGCCCAAGAAATCGGGATGTATTCCGACCGAGTACCGGAGAGATTCCGTTATCGTCAACCTGGTAGACTGGATACTATGGATGATGTGAAACGTCTCTTTGACGGCTACGATTTAGGTATCCATTACGCGGATCAAGCGGTTGGGCGCATCATTGATCTTCTGAAAGAAAAAGGTCTCTACGAAGATACTGCGATAATCATTTCCACGGATCATGGTGAAAATATGGGAGAACTTGGAATCTACGCCGAACATGGTACCGCGGACAATATTACATGTCGCATTCCAATGGTTGTCAAATGGCCAGGTGGAATGAAAAACCACGTGGATACAGGATTCCATTACAACTTGGACTTGGTTCCAACCATTTCCGAACTGATTAATTATACAAAACCATCGACATATTGGGATGGAAATAGTTATGCTAAGACGATACTAGAAGGGAAAGTATCCGGACATAAGGAATTGTTCTTGTCGCAAATGTCCCACGTTTGTCAACGCAGTGTCCGTAAAGATGATTATCTCTATGTACGCACCTATCACGATGGTTATCACTTCTTCCCGAAACATATGCTGTTTAATATCAAAGACGATCCACATTTAGTTCATAACATTGTCGAAGAGAAGCCCGAAGTAAAACTCGAATGTGAAAGTGCCTTATTTGAATGGGTGGACGAACAAATGCTGAAAATGGAAATCAAACAAGATCCATTATGGATAGTCCTTGGAGAAGGTGGACCTTTCCATGCCAATGGAAATTTAAAACATTATTGTGAAAACCATTTAACTAAAACCGGTCGTGAAGCCTATATTCCGAAATATAAAGACAAACATCCTAACGAGTTTAAAAAATGA
- a CDS encoding glucoamylase family protein, protein MDEKLKQLIEQEMKGSFHFFWDNTNTDPSSKGYGLILGTDKHPDRSSIASVGYGLAAIVIGVERGYITFEEGYHRVLTSLESIFHNIDKSHGFYVHFIRMSTAETMGKDKGRPSEYSTIDTAIFLMGVLAVKEYFKQDVESISDKLLQEADWEYLVKDHDTKPVFRMAFGKERYKTEDGFNKASWDHYAEQLMMYILYAGQKDCDPKLAKKLYDSFHRPTGSYRGKPYVHCFNNALFVHQFSHLFIDFDTYVDESGFSWFNNSIAATLANKQWCNDNPQYNTFKQGYWGLTASHCKRGYCVVGGPPWGNEHVKDHMPKIDGTVAPYASLSSIMFTPKESLEQLQKFALDNKMWGPYGLYDSFNFEEEPWYSNSYIGIDKGPTLLALDNYLHQTVLTLVTNSDYVQRALQRLKFHRKGE, encoded by the coding sequence ATGGACGAAAAACTAAAACAATTAATCGAACAGGAAATGAAGGGATCCTTCCATTTCTTCTGGGACAACACCAACACCGATCCTTCGAGTAAAGGGTATGGACTGATTCTCGGAACCGACAAACATCCCGATCGATCCAGCATTGCTTCGGTTGGATACGGCTTAGCTGCTATCGTTATTGGTGTAGAACGAGGATATATCACATTTGAAGAAGGATATCACCGCGTACTCACCTCCTTGGAATCAATCTTCCACAACATTGACAAGAGTCATGGATTTTATGTGCATTTCATTCGCATGTCCACCGCCGAAACGATGGGCAAAGACAAAGGACGACCAAGTGAATATTCCACCATTGATACAGCGATCTTCTTAATGGGTGTCCTTGCTGTCAAAGAGTATTTCAAGCAAGATGTTGAAAGCATTTCCGATAAGTTACTCCAAGAAGCCGATTGGGAATACTTGGTAAAAGATCACGACACCAAACCAGTATTCCGCATGGCCTTTGGAAAAGAACGTTATAAAACCGAAGATGGCTTCAATAAAGCATCATGGGATCATTATGCCGAACAATTAATGATGTATATCCTATATGCCGGACAAAAAGATTGTGACCCAAAACTAGCTAAAAAACTCTATGATAGTTTTCATCGTCCGACTGGATCCTATAGAGGAAAACCATATGTTCATTGCTTCAATAATGCCCTCTTTGTTCATCAGTTCAGTCACTTGTTTATTGATTTTGATACGTATGTTGATGAATCAGGATTCAGCTGGTTTAACAATAGCATCGCCGCAACCCTAGCAAACAAACAGTGGTGCAACGACAACCCTCAATATAATACCTTCAAACAAGGGTATTGGGGATTAACCGCATCCCATTGTAAACGGGGGTACTGCGTAGTAGGTGGACCACCATGGGGCAACGAACATGTCAAGGATCATATGCCAAAGATCGATGGTACGGTTGCGCCATACGCTAGTTTGTCGTCGATCATGTTTACCCCAAAAGAGAGTCTTGAACAACTTCAAAAGTTCGCGCTAGATAATAAGATGTGGGGACCATATGGATTATATGATTCGTTTAACTTTGAAGAGGAACCTTGGTACTCCAATAGCTATATTGGAATTGACAAGGGACCAACATTACTTGCTCTAGATAACTATCTACACCAAACAGTACTCACCCTTGTAACCAATAGCGACTATGTACAACGAGCATTACAACGTCTTAAGTTTCATCGGAAAGGAGAGTAA
- a CDS encoding beta-galactosidase: MITYDNKRFIINQDKPFLWGGELHYFRVHKNDWKDRIKKIKDAGFNLVSTYIPWMWHEVEEGQMDLDGSTCPEKDLISFIQYVQDAGLYLLVRPGPYVMAETVNSGLPAWLLNNYPEIRAQKENGEYHNNNSVVSYLHPTYLEKVQKWYNHVFDVLVPFEIQNGGPIIMTQYDNEVGMFHWVTQQGDYSDVTLSYFIRHLETYNPSLLKKSTCETWDQLLSAYKQEQTTKEESIQLNQCYKTFFRGYIKDYLNLLISFSRERGSVVPPVVNIHGFSQIDYAKRGFRYPVGLSQLYETRTIPEVILAGDYYVGNIVSENFFDVIIANSFTAAIQPQNQPLFSAEFQGGFQNGVPRLQPTTHDLKSRLAISNGMNAINYYMFVGGENFDEMGMISRRHDWQAAIGMNGELRRHYFVIQRLVDVVKTYGEALLDASYQTSTTFGFYPDYFMTEYNNSYTRHQSNTMTRERQTYLFNGVGKSLAMNNISFDSIDLLDPTPIDVSSHPTLIVFSTLWMDKPVQKKLVTYMKEGGHLFLYPKLPERDLRERPCTILADAIGVTKLNSAYQRVHILEEDSVNCHVAEVYDVQEGYATLDQDHSQVTGFVQSVGKGQINLFGMAIKSDWDYIDDITKDVLELSNINAPFETDEWINIVIRESAQGRFYFIHNFEEFEKTTTIRQNGVGIFDNHVFTIPFRKGLILPENWTIAKDFTITYSTCEIHHKELSDDSITVTLTALNDHEKIAFEGDYTPSSSSTITINNNIIHLTKGVHTITWTKN, encoded by the coding sequence ATGATTACCTATGACAATAAGCGATTTATTATCAATCAAGATAAACCCTTCCTATGGGGTGGAGAACTGCATTATTTCCGGGTTCATAAAAACGACTGGAAGGATCGGATTAAAAAGATAAAGGATGCCGGTTTTAACTTGGTTAGTACCTACATCCCGTGGATGTGGCATGAAGTTGAAGAAGGCCAGATGGATCTCGATGGATCGACATGTCCCGAGAAAGATTTGATTAGTTTCATTCAATATGTCCAAGATGCCGGATTGTATTTACTAGTACGTCCTGGCCCGTACGTCATGGCCGAAACTGTAAACTCCGGTTTACCAGCATGGTTACTTAATAATTATCCAGAAATTCGCGCTCAAAAAGAAAATGGTGAGTACCACAACAATAATAGCGTTGTCAGTTATCTTCATCCGACATATCTAGAAAAAGTTCAGAAATGGTACAACCATGTCTTTGATGTTTTGGTTCCGTTTGAAATCCAAAACGGTGGACCAATCATTATGACACAATACGATAATGAAGTGGGGATGTTTCACTGGGTTACCCAACAAGGAGACTACAGTGATGTGACGTTATCGTACTTTATTCGTCATCTGGAAACATACAATCCGTCTTTACTTAAAAAATCAACTTGTGAAACATGGGATCAACTACTAAGTGCATATAAACAAGAGCAAACAACAAAGGAAGAATCAATTCAACTGAATCAATGCTATAAAACCTTCTTCCGCGGTTATATTAAAGATTATCTAAATCTACTAATCTCCTTCTCTAGAGAGCGGGGTAGCGTCGTTCCCCCAGTAGTTAATATTCATGGATTCTCCCAAATTGATTATGCAAAAAGGGGATTTCGCTACCCTGTCGGGCTCTCTCAACTCTATGAAACAAGAACAATACCTGAGGTTATCTTGGCTGGAGATTATTATGTTGGAAATATTGTTAGTGAGAACTTTTTTGATGTGATTATTGCCAATAGTTTCACGGCAGCGATTCAACCGCAGAATCAACCACTATTCAGTGCAGAATTTCAAGGTGGTTTTCAAAACGGGGTTCCCCGTTTACAACCGACAACCCATGATTTAAAATCTCGCTTAGCGATATCAAACGGGATGAATGCGATCAATTACTATATGTTTGTCGGTGGCGAAAACTTTGATGAAATGGGGATGATTTCCCGGCGTCACGATTGGCAAGCAGCTATCGGAATGAATGGGGAATTACGACGACACTATTTCGTAATTCAGCGTTTAGTTGATGTTGTAAAAACATATGGTGAAGCATTGCTTGATGCATCGTATCAAACATCAACAACCTTTGGTTTCTATCCCGATTACTTCATGACCGAATACAACAATTCGTATACCCGTCACCAATCCAATACGATGACACGAGAACGACAAACCTATCTGTTTAATGGCGTTGGTAAATCACTCGCCATGAACAACATCTCCTTTGATAGTATTGATTTATTAGATCCTACTCCGATTGATGTGTCCTCCCATCCGACATTGATTGTTTTTAGTACTTTGTGGATGGATAAGCCTGTTCAGAAAAAGCTCGTTACATACATGAAAGAAGGAGGTCACCTCTTCTTATATCCAAAACTCCCCGAGAGAGATTTACGGGAACGTCCTTGCACCATTCTTGCGGATGCGATTGGCGTTACGAAATTGAATAGTGCTTATCAGCGCGTTCATATTTTAGAAGAAGATTCCGTCAACTGTCATGTGGCTGAAGTGTATGATGTGCAAGAAGGATATGCGACTCTCGATCAAGATCATAGTCAAGTCACAGGATTTGTTCAATCAGTGGGTAAAGGTCAAATCAACCTCTTTGGAATGGCGATCAAATCCGATTGGGATTACATTGACGACATCACCAAGGACGTTTTGGAGTTGTCCAATATTAACGCTCCCTTTGAAACTGATGAATGGATCAATATTGTCATTCGTGAATCTGCCCAAGGACGCTTCTACTTCATTCATAATTTTGAAGAGTTTGAAAAAACAACAACGATTCGTCAAAACGGGGTCGGAATCTTTGATAATCATGTCTTTACAATACCGTTTCGTAAAGGTCTCATCCTTCCTGAAAACTGGACGATAGCCAAAGATTTCACCATTACCTATTCCACTTGTGAAATTCATCATAAAGAGCTTTCAGATGATTCAATAACAGTAACACTAACCGCCTTAAATGATCATGAAAAAATAGCCTTTGAAGGAGATTATACGCCTTCAAGTTCTTCTACTATCACAATCAATAACAACATCATTCATCTCACCAAAGGAGTACATACCATCACATGGACGAAAAACTAA
- a CDS encoding Gfo/Idh/MocA family protein, producing MSLGIGIVGCGVIYPFHVEAINQYTNAHIVGIYDLDHEKALSHQEGHNFNVYETLEAMLSDDKIDVIHVLTPHHEHYPITKKALQANKHVFVEKPFTIYHKHAKELVELADRKNKYLSVCFQHRTDKTTALIKDYVTNKTYGNLLGIKGMVHWLRDATYYNQALWRGTWKEEGGGSLINQGIHTLDLMIHIAGTVEHVHGTWMNIDHPYIEVDDNAYLTLDFTSGAKGLFNSTNSFAMSTDVQLEYHFEHAHFYQIGETLYQMNDNELEKVAENTTREGVKSYFGSGHIDIIRQFYDAIIHDNKNYVRGVDTLETSRIIDIVYQS from the coding sequence ATGAGTTTAGGAATCGGAATCGTTGGTTGTGGCGTGATTTATCCATTTCATGTAGAAGCGATAAATCAATATACAAATGCCCATATTGTTGGGATTTATGACCTTGATCACGAGAAAGCATTATCGCACCAAGAGGGACATAACTTCAACGTATATGAAACCCTTGAAGCGATGCTTAGCGATGATAAGATTGACGTCATTCATGTACTAACACCACATCATGAACATTACCCTATCACCAAGAAAGCCCTACAAGCAAACAAACATGTCTTCGTGGAAAAACCATTTACAATCTATCATAAACATGCAAAAGAATTGGTCGAACTAGCTGATCGTAAAAACAAATACCTCAGTGTTTGTTTTCAACATCGAACCGATAAAACCACTGCATTGATCAAAGATTATGTCACGAACAAGACGTATGGGAACTTACTTGGGATTAAAGGAATGGTGCACTGGTTACGCGATGCCACATACTACAACCAAGCTTTGTGGCGGGGAACGTGGAAAGAAGAAGGTGGTGGGTCGTTAATTAATCAAGGGATTCATACCTTGGATTTAATGATTCATATTGCCGGGACGGTAGAGCACGTCCACGGAACATGGATGAACATTGATCATCCCTACATTGAAGTGGATGACAATGCCTACTTAACCCTTGATTTTACATCAGGGGCAAAAGGTCTATTCAACTCAACCAATAGTTTTGCGATGAGTACCGATGTCCAACTGGAATATCATTTTGAACATGCGCATTTCTATCAAATTGGCGAAACACTCTATCAGATGAACGATAACGAACTAGAGAAAGTTGCTGAGAATACGACGCGCGAGGGTGTAAAATCGTATTTCGGTAGTGGCCACATTGATATTATTCGACAGTTCTATGACGCCATTATTCATGACAATAAAAACTATGTTCGCGGTGTTGATACATTAGAAACATCCCGAATAATCGATATCGTCTATCAGTCTTAA
- a CDS encoding Gfo/Idh/MocA family protein, giving the protein MVKVGVVGIGSMGTFHAKSLYEGKVDDAYLYSVCDINPERLAWARELHNVKVYDNFDAFIEDEALDAVIIATPHYDHPIYGLKAMQKGKHLLSEKPIGVFTKNVRDLNEYAEQSSLVFGIMYNQRTNPIYQKARELVQSGALGEIRRTNWIITNWYRSSSYYKSGGWRATWNGEGGGVLLNQDPHQLDLWQWICGMPKTVRAYMKFGAHRQIAVENDVTAYVEYENGASGVFVTSTYDYPGTNRFEIVGDGGQIIIENGKLVFHKLTPFESEFDSIDHENKFEAPNVETVTYDIKENPWGVQHIEILNNFIEAILYGNDLLAPGVEGINGLTISNAFHLSAFTNEVVHIESMDEDLFLKELIQRIEDES; this is encoded by the coding sequence ATGGTAAAAGTCGGAGTAGTAGGAATTGGAAGTATGGGAACATTTCATGCAAAATCCCTTTATGAAGGGAAAGTTGATGATGCCTATTTATATTCAGTTTGTGATATTAATCCCGAGCGATTAGCATGGGCACGAGAACTTCATAATGTTAAGGTTTACGACAATTTTGATGCGTTCATTGAAGATGAAGCGTTGGATGCAGTCATCATTGCCACACCACATTATGATCATCCAATATATGGTTTAAAAGCAATGCAAAAAGGGAAACACCTACTAAGTGAAAAACCAATTGGTGTGTTTACGAAAAACGTCCGAGATTTAAATGAGTATGCCGAACAATCAAGTTTGGTGTTTGGTATTATGTACAATCAACGGACAAATCCAATCTATCAGAAAGCGCGAGAACTTGTTCAAAGTGGTGCCCTTGGTGAAATCCGTCGGACGAACTGGATTATCACCAATTGGTATCGCAGTTCATCGTACTACAAAAGTGGTGGCTGGCGGGCAACGTGGAATGGTGAGGGTGGAGGTGTGTTATTAAATCAAGATCCCCATCAATTGGATTTGTGGCAGTGGATTTGTGGTATGCCAAAAACCGTACGAGCTTATATGAAGTTTGGTGCACATCGTCAGATAGCTGTTGAAAATGATGTTACGGCTTATGTTGAATACGAAAACGGTGCTAGTGGTGTATTTGTAACCAGTACCTATGATTACCCCGGTACCAATCGTTTCGAGATTGTGGGCGATGGGGGCCAAATCATTATTGAAAACGGGAAACTTGTATTTCATAAATTGACACCGTTTGAGTCTGAATTTGACAGTATCGATCATGAGAATAAATTTGAAGCACCAAACGTTGAAACAGTTACCTATGACATCAAAGAGAACCCCTGGGGTGTTCAACACATTGAAATCCTGAATAACTTTATTGAGGCAATTCTCTATGGAAATGATTTACTAGCTCCTGGTGTTGAAGGAATCAACGGATTAACGATTAGTAACGCGTTCCATTTAAGTGCCTTTACCAATGAAGTTGTTCATATTGAATCAATGGATGAAGATTTATTCTTAAAAGAATTAATTCAGCGAATCGAGGATGAATCATGA
- a CDS encoding sugar phosphate isomerase/epimerase family protein codes for MTPIPISAFADEITPNFEDQLIALQQLGIDYISLRLVNDKNIIDYTIDEVKSYIKPLLDQYNIRVSSIGSPIGKVDIYDKEAVQKQFDKMDNLIQICQVLKVKYIRIFSYYNASDTDKELVLEYLHKLITYTDNTDIYLLHENEKPIFGDTAEKCLYLAENIDNPHFQLIFDPANFVQVGQDPIIAFDMLKRYVKYLHLKDALSVDSSNVLIGSGDAKVQQIVRECIYKGDVSFMTLEPHLVEFTGLELLENEPRKKLNSVYTPFKAFEESLEALRTMMK; via the coding sequence ATGACCCCAATACCTATCTCTGCGTTCGCAGATGAAATAACCCCCAATTTTGAAGATCAACTAATTGCTTTACAGCAACTTGGCATAGACTATATTTCACTGCGTTTAGTCAATGATAAGAATATTATCGACTACACCATTGATGAAGTGAAATCCTATATAAAACCACTTCTAGATCAATACAATATTCGTGTTTCATCCATTGGTTCTCCAATTGGAAAGGTTGACATTTATGATAAAGAAGCAGTTCAAAAACAGTTTGATAAGATGGATAACCTCATTCAAATATGTCAGGTTCTTAAGGTAAAATATATTCGTATATTTAGTTATTATAATGCTTCTGATACCGATAAAGAACTGGTGCTTGAGTATCTTCATAAACTCATAACCTATACCGACAACACCGATATCTATTTATTGCATGAAAACGAGAAACCAATCTTTGGAGATACTGCTGAGAAATGTTTATATTTAGCGGAAAATATTGATAATCCTCATTTTCAACTAATCTTTGATCCTGCGAACTTCGTTCAGGTCGGACAAGATCCAATCATCGCATTTGATATGCTTAAACGGTATGTGAAATATCTTCACTTGAAGGATGCTTTGTCGGTCGACTCTTCTAACGTCCTCATTGGAAGCGGAGATGCAAAGGTTCAACAAATTGTTAGAGAGTGTATATACAAAGGTGATGTCTCATTTATGACACTCGAACCACATCTTGTTGAATTTACTGGTCTTGAATTATTAGAAAACGAACCTAGAAAAAAACTAAATAGCGTGTATACTCCATTTAAAGCTTTCGAAGAATCTCTTGAAGCATTACGAACAATGATGAAGTAA